In Candidatus Thermoplasmatota archaeon, the following proteins share a genomic window:
- a CDS encoding EF-Tu/IF-2/RF-3 family GTPase, giving the protein MVEEKIGVVEHFFTNIGVAAIKITDGNLKIGDTIHIVGAHTDLKQKIQSMQINKNPVQSVKTGDSVGIKLNDRVREHDVVYKVAEGE; this is encoded by the coding sequence ATGGTTGAAGAGAAGATAGGTGTGGTTGAGCATTTCTTTACAAACATTGGCGTAGCAGCTATAAAAATAACAGATGGTAATCTTAAAATAGGTGACACCATTCACATTGTCGGAGCGCATACCGATCTTAAACAAAAAATTCAGAGTATGCAAATAAATAAAAACCCTGTTCAATCTGTAAAAACAGGTGACTCTGTTGGCATAAAACTAAACGACAGAGTTAGAGAACACGATGTCGTGTATAAAGTAGCAGAAGGAGAATAG
- a CDS encoding translation initiation factor IF-5A, whose product MKELAEVRELKVNRYIIIDDEPCKIMSISTSKPGKHGEAKARIEAIGIFDEQKRSIVHPVKHKVQVPMIDKRTAQVLAIMGDQVQLMDMETYQTFEMPIPEELKGQLEPGKEIQYLEALGKKKITRT is encoded by the coding sequence ATGAAAGAGTTGGCAGAAGTTAGAGAATTAAAGGTAAACAGATACATAATAATTGATGATGAACCATGCAAAATAATGAGTATTTCCACGTCTAAACCCGGGAAACATGGAGAAGCAAAAGCAAGGATCGAAGCAATAGGTATTTTTGATGAACAAAAAAGAAGCATTGTTCACCCAGTGAAACACAAGGTGCAGGTTCCAATGATAGATAAGAGAACCGCTCAGGTGCTTGCAATTATGGGCGACCAGGTTCAACTTATGGACATGGAGACCTATCAGACTTTTGAGATGCCTATACCAGAGGAACTAAAAGGGCAACTAGAACCAGGTAAGGAAATCCAGTACTTAGAGGCACTAGGTAAAAAGAAGATAACAAGAACCTAA
- a CDS encoding Ig-like domain-containing protein, producing MQKEKIAIIGLVIIVVCAISAFLILAYGEDIMNNLFGSKKQEVLAKDDSLSVYQDSTNIINIILHNDRYSNITSYQKQVQILLQASNGIVNITADNQILYTPNTNFSGNDSFVYEITDENGQKSQATVTLQVNLPGTIALGDCVDINYIGRYASNGTIFDSSYKNTINKTSGVPLQIYVTLNKTAYPPEGYEYYSQGYIEGLIEGLVGLKQGETKNLTIPPEKAYGVEKKVSVGDIFSTTHLTESLFNHTLNQTLEVIDLNDENITLKWLNVQNLGNFTIPEYILVEDLEQAYYTGMIYDNLPPYYIWENSSMVINVTDTSVLIKTTPTKTQNLTNQVTPFVVNIDQLGFIFPDATTAEWNETKIIIKSSPLPGSKYKLDYMGMVLNITVENVTENNINVSVEFKGKIEPYEINRTIEFNRTYLIRRIYVIPMMFAQYIIEEDLHNAGLSLNKLSGEELIFEVKVEKVYKFN from the coding sequence ATGCAAAAAGAAAAAATAGCTATTATAGGCTTAGTTATTATTGTAGTGTGTGCAATATCAGCATTTTTGATATTAGCATACGGCGAAGACATCATGAACAATTTATTTGGAAGTAAAAAACAAGAAGTTTTAGCAAAAGATGATTCTCTATCAGTATATCAAGACTCGACTAATATCATTAACATTATTCTCCACAATGATAGATATTCAAATATCACCTCATATCAGAAACAAGTTCAGATATTATTGCAGGCATCCAATGGAATAGTTAATATTACCGCTGATAATCAAATTTTATATACACCTAATACTAATTTTTCAGGAAACGATTCATTTGTTTATGAAATAACTGATGAAAACGGACAAAAATCTCAGGCTACCGTAACTCTTCAAGTGAATTTACCTGGAACAATAGCGTTAGGAGACTGCGTTGACATAAATTATATTGGTAGATATGCTTCAAATGGTACTATTTTTGATTCATCCTATAAAAATACCATAAATAAAACCAGTGGAGTGCCTTTGCAGATATATGTTACGCTGAATAAAACTGCTTATCCACCAGAAGGATATGAATATTACTCACAAGGTTATATAGAAGGTTTGATAGAAGGACTTGTTGGTTTAAAACAAGGTGAAACAAAAAACCTAACTATTCCACCAGAAAAGGCATATGGCGTAGAAAAAAAAGTTAGTGTAGGTGATATTTTTAGTACAACTCATTTAACTGAAAGTTTATTTAATCATACTCTGAACCAAACATTAGAAGTCATTGACTTAAATGATGAGAACATAACATTAAAATGGTTAAATGTACAAAACCTTGGAAACTTCACCATACCAGAATATATTTTAGTTGAGGATCTTGAACAGGCATACTATACTGGCATGATATATGATAATCTACCCCCATATTATATCTGGGAAAACTCCTCGATGGTTATCAATGTAACTGATACTAGCGTCCTGATAAAAACAACACCAACAAAAACCCAGAATCTCACTAACCAAGTTACACCATTTGTTGTCAACATAGATCAACTAGGTTTTATTTTCCCAGATGCAACAACAGCAGAGTGGAATGAAACCAAGATAATTATCAAAAGTTCTCCGTTACCTGGATCAAAATATAAATTGGACTATATGGGGATGGTGCTAAACATAACTGTAGAAAATGTCACCGAAAATAACATCAACGTAAGTGTCGAATTCAAAGGAAAAATTGAACCTTACGAAATCAACAGAACAATAGAATTTAACCGAACGTACCTGATACGTCGGATCTATGTAATCCCAATGATGTTTGCACAGTATATAATCGAAGAAGATCTTCATAATGCTGGGCTGAGTCTAAACAAACTCTCAGGGGAAGAATTAATCTTTGAGGTAAAA
- the speB gene encoding agmatinase, which produces MVFPNYFADAESSFNDADFVIFGVPYDKTSSFRHGADQAPMEIRQAGWNFETYNLKTGVDLRDIKFHDYGDLDVRNDKPEFMIKKVKDFTSNLLKKNKFPIAIGGEHSITPGIVQAFPKNVAVLSLDAHIDFRQQYENEPYNHACVIRRIADHINIENIAVLGIRSVEKEEFEEAKNRKLFYIDSFFIKENGIKKAITDTKKHLKNKKIYLTLDIDVLDPAYAPGTSTPEPFGITPHDVIECINSFSPQLIGFDIVEVCPPFDKGETALLAAKLIRHVIDRTWTNHKA; this is translated from the coding sequence ATGGTTTTTCCAAATTATTTCGCTGACGCTGAATCAAGTTTCAACGATGCAGATTTTGTGATATTTGGAGTACCCTATGATAAGACTTCTTCTTTTAGACATGGTGCAGACCAGGCACCCATGGAGATAAGACAGGCTGGCTGGAATTTTGAGACATACAACCTAAAAACAGGTGTAGACCTAAGAGATATAAAATTCCATGATTACGGCGACCTTGATGTGAGAAACGATAAACCCGAATTTATGATCAAAAAAGTCAAAGATTTTACTTCTAACCTTTTGAAAAAAAACAAGTTCCCAATAGCAATAGGTGGTGAACATTCGATAACACCAGGCATAGTACAGGCTTTTCCAAAAAACGTAGCTGTTTTATCACTTGATGCACATATTGATTTTAGACAACAATATGAAAACGAACCCTATAATCATGCTTGTGTTATAAGACGTATAGCTGACCACATAAACATAGAAAACATCGCAGTTCTAGGAATTAGATCAGTTGAAAAAGAAGAATTCGAGGAAGCAAAAAACAGAAAACTTTTTTACATAGACTCATTTTTTATAAAAGAAAACGGGATCAAAAAAGCTATAACTGATACAAAAAAACATCTAAAAAACAAAAAAATCTATCTTACACTTGACATCGATGTTTTAGACCCAGCATATGCCCCTGGGACTAGCACACCTGAGCCCTTTGGGATCACACCCCATGATGTTATCGAATGCATAAACAGTTTTTCACCACAGCTTATCGGTTTTGATATCGTAGAAGTATGCCCACCATTTGACAAAGGTGAAACTGCTCTGCTTGCTGCTAAACTTATTCGACATGTTATAGATAGAACATGGACGAACCACAAGGCTTAA